Sequence from the Hylaeus volcanicus isolate JK05 chromosome 1, UHH_iyHylVolc1.0_haploid, whole genome shotgun sequence genome:
CATCAGTCACTTTACGACCGTGTGTTTATAACAAAGGTATTCTGTTACCAGTATAGGTTATCTTCCGTTGACATCGCTTCTCACCGAGATGTTATAAGCATGAATACGCACGTTTCTCGAGGAATTTAATCgatgaaaagataaaaatgtccAGCAGTAGTTCCGAAAGTAGTGACGACAACCGTCACGAAAAATCACGGAAAAGGCATAAACACAGACGCGACGAGAGCCCTAACCAAGACAGACGAACGAGCAGAAAGGAATCGAGCAGCAAGAGTAAAAGCTATAGAGATCTCAGAGAAGGTAGGGACGTTCACAAATTTAGCAGAGAAGTAAGAAGAGACAATAATGATATGCATCGTGATAGATCGCAACGTGAGCGGGATAGAGAATTTAGGGATAATCGGCATGATCATTCAAGGAAGGACGATGAGAAACAAAATGGTAAAAGAAGGTATGAGAGGTCGCCTATGAGAAGAGAGGAGCCTCGTCAAAGACACAGAGAATACGAAGACAGGAACAGAAAGTACAGAGATACAGGTGAATTTAACAAGAGGCATGATGATGCtaacagagaaagaaaaagtaatttcgaggaaatgaaaatgaaaagagagCCTTCGCCGGAATGGGGTAAACCCACTGTAAAAACAGAACCTAAACCAAAGCCACAGGAAAAGGATAAACCAAATTTTGAATTATCCGGTAAACTCACAGAAGACACAAACACGGTAAATGGagtagttattaaatattctgaaCCAGCGGATTCAAGGAAGCCTAAGCGTAGGTGGAGGTTATACCCTTTCAAAGGAGAAAAAGCATTACCTACGTTATATGTTCATAGACAATCAGCGTATTTAATGGGCAGAGAACGTAAAGTTGCAGATATTCCTTTAGATCATCCATCGTGTTCCAAACAACATGCTGTTTTACAATATCGTTTAGTGCCTTTTCAAAGAGAAGGCGGCGGCGAAGGTAGAAGGACTCGCCCATATCTCATAGATTTAGAATCCGCTAATGgtacatttgtaaataatgtaaagttAGAACCACGAAGATACCATGAACTACTAGAGCGGGATGTCTTACGGTTTGGATTTAGCTCTAGAGAATACGTTCTCCTGCATGAACATAGCAAAGATGATTCTTTAGATGATGATGTTCCCCTTGGTACTGCTACTACAAGTACTGCTAtaattactactactactactactactactacgaCAACTTCAATTGCTTAGGTAGTACTACATatcgtattttttaatatttactaaagATATCTGCTTTTTacaggaaattaaataaatttttgtctaTTCTGTTCCAGAATCTTcttcttataaaataattatacaaaaacctacaagtaatattttaaatacgtcaaaaatgtattaatgttaCCTTTTAAGATAAATTGCAAAACTATTTCGTGGTTTCTTTCAGTCACActacagaaaaaaatgatcgCAGTCCTCGAATGGAGCATTTATCATAGAACAATATTTGttgtatgtaataaaatttctaaaaatcccgaaaaaataaattgtcatcGTATAAGTTTTacattttgtgtaaattaGTGACAAAGATTGATTGTAATAAATCACTTTTGAAATACattgaagtttatttatttacatttgaaattttatttaccccAATCTCAgacaataaatttcatatgttGTGCACAATGTCTCGTCGAGTGATATCTGCATGGCAGCGTAAACATGCGTATAtcgaatatacaaaattcatacAGTTATTGCTATCTTATTATCGATACATTTCTTGTTACAATGataaaagatatttacatGGTTCGGCTTATTGTTTAACAATTACAATGTTTTTTGTAAGGAACTAACAATATGTAGATAGCGTATCGGAGCATCTTTAAATAGGAAGActaaaagatatttattaaatatttataaactatcGTGTTTTCGTATAGTctaatattcaatattcattatagaaacatttcgtacaaatttataaaaaattttacaagatATCCGAATGTAAATAATctagttttaataatattctttttccgtATATATTATCGAAGTATCGTTTTCAAAAAGTACGTACCCaggtatataattattactacCGCTACTcttatattttgttcatttatttttttttgatttgGATACCAATAACATCGTTCTAATACTTTCATGGAAAGGACGAATGAatgaagttaaaaaaatatcaaatttctattagtaaaatatttacaatattcttcaatttttcttttcttcgtgaTCCATTAATAGCGAAGCTCGAAAGTATAAGTTCCAAGCATTATATCAGTCCATTCATGCAATTCATAATTGAAACCTTTTATTCTTAAATTGTACCATTTCAATAAGAATCGctaaatttacatataaaactTAACAAATCCTTATGtaacatgaatattaatttcgatatcGTACCTTACGTTATCGTcaaatatgaaatttgtacaatgaACAGTGAGACTAATCATACTTTTGggtcattaaataaatacattatcttCGAATAACAGGTATAAAATTATCGCGGATTAATCTAATCCCGGTATAATACTCTACCAACTATTCTCGTTTCTTAGATGCTAAAGGCAAGTCCATAATTATCAACTAATACAGatacaattaaaaactttCTGCCACGATTTacgtaaagtaaatttcaggtattaaaaatcgacatatatatgtacatacattgaTATGGCAGTTTAAAGCTATGGAACTTCACACGCATTTTCAGTTTCAGTATAGTCGTAACCGAAATTAATTGTGTTTTAATGATATGACTGTTAAAATGACTTGATTCTCTTCACCTTTAACAATGATAGCTTCACGAGCCGTTTACCCTAACGGCGTCTGTACTGATATTCGTGTACGTAACAATATTGTTGCTATCCTCGACGACCGGGGTTTGCCTTAACAAATTCAATAACGCACTATTTATCACCAATGGAATATTTGCTTTACCGTTTTGTAAATTAGAATGAGTCCTTTGAATTTTCGGCAATGTGCTTTTCGCGACGCTGGTGTCGCTCAACGTCGTTTCCCCTGTACCACCCATAACACTGTTCTTCAATGGAAGAACATTTTGCGAACTAATTAATGACGAACTGGGTCTAGTAGGTGGTGCTAAACTAACATTTGAGCCGAGGGAGCCGGAACTTCTACCCTCTAAACTTAATTCGGATCCTCGTCGGTCGGTCGTGTTCCTTTTGTTTCTTCGATGATCGGTCAACGATGTAAACGAATCTCTCTTTAAAATCGTTTTAATCGTAGGATTGGTCAATTTCGAGCTATCCAACGTGTTACATTTCTCAGTCATGCTCGTGATCGATGCTCTCTTACGCTCAGGCAAATTCAAACTGGATACCGAAGACCTCTTATCGCATCGTTTATCCGATTGTTCTTTATCGTCGGTCAACGAATCTTTTTGTTCTTGCGAATTCTCGGAATTCACGTTATCCTTTAAATCGGGATTTGTATTCACTTTGTTTACACTGCCTAAATTCTGATCGGAAATATGAATCGATCGAGGTACTTCGTATCCGCTCGTCGAATTCTcccttaaaataatttcttcgttaTCAGCTAACAATTCCAAATATTTCGGTACTTCGCTCGATTGCGCCGCGTTATGAGAATTCTGCAGGAATGGCTGCATGTCTCGACTACCCTCCGAGCTGCTGGATTTCCACGAGTTCCCTGAGGAAATTCACCGATTGAATTACACGCGTTCTTGTTTGTAAGTTGTGTTACGAGACGCAATGAAACGGATATAGAGAAAGCAGCATAGATGATGGTTACAAAGAACCTACCTGAATTATTATGATTTTGATTCTCGTCAGCAAAGTAAGCCATGTTAGACACGCCTGCAAGCATGAGCCATGCAATGATATAACAGATATGTATTCAAGCAAACTGTCAAAGGAGAATGTTGAAAAGTTATCGTTTTTTGGGGTATCTTATCAATAATTTAGGTACTTGAGCTACCCCAAAATTGACCACTTTTTAAAATCCTCGTATATTGAACACTTTTATGGTGAAGCGTCGCAATGTATTAATGAACAATGTATTAACATATACATCGAAAAATCATGTATTCGTATCCGACAGAAACATGCTTatcttgtaaaaataaattgtatttagtaAATAGATTGAGATTCAATTAAGTACATTTATGGTAACGATACTATTAGATGATGAAGCAGCTAACATTAGCTTAAAAGTTTAGAACTTGAACTTCACTAGAGAATCACGACATATGCATGTGTACATAAGCATTCGTCGAAGTATCCATAACAGAGTATATTTCACTTGATTGACAGTATCAGTATATTTCATGCCAACAGACACAAATGCAAATATCAAGATTCAAACTGACTTACCTCGTCTAGCTAAATAGTGGCCAGCGTGTACTGGACTCAATGGTGCGTCCTCTATCGTGCTTCGATGACTAACTATGTTCTCCAGGCATACTTTGAAACTCGGCCTGGAATCGGCAGGACTCCAACAACGTAACATCAACTGATGCAAAGCTGGAGGACAGTTGAGTGGTTTTGGTAAACGTCCACCGGCGCGTACATGGTGTAACACTTCAAGATTCGTTCTAGCAGGATATGGTTGTTGTCCCAAGGACGTGATCTCCCACATTAATACACCGAAAGCCCAGACATCGCTCTGCGACGTGAACACGCCGTCTACTAAGGATTCAGGGGCCATCCAACGAACTGGCAGCATTCCTTCCCCTATCTgtaataaagataaatttgaaacaagtgtaaacgttacaaaattataatcagATTACAAATGCACACCTTTCTATAATAatcattcttatatatatcCCTCGCAAGGCCAAAGTCACCAATCTTAACGACACGGTTCTCCCTATCTCTAGCAGACACCAAACAGTTTCTGCACGCGAGATCTCTATGTACAAAATGGAGCTCCTCTAGGTAACGACATCCTCTTGCTACGTCTTCGCACATAGCGAGTAGGTCTTGCAGGCGCAGGGCGTGTGGATCCGTGGGTTGCAATGATCGACTCGCTCTTAAATAGCTCAATAAATCTCCAGCTTCCATCAGCTCCAATACTAATAGCGGCGGATCGGTATCTAAGCATACTCCGAGAAGTCTAAGCACATGTTTGTGCCTGAAGTGGCTCATGAGCCTAGCTTCTTGGAGGAACTCCGTTTTCTCTTGCGCCGATGCCCCCTTTCGGAGTGTTTTTATTGCTACTGGTGTAATTCCTGGTCTCTCCAGGTTTTTTGCATTCCCTTGAAACACCTAGAACATTGGAAAGTACTATCATTAAGATGACAATATTATGAcacattattttaacaattcttaatataatttctattcatttctatacaattttctctGCTTACCTCTCCGAAGGCCCCGCAGCCTAAGAATTTAGCCAACGTTATTTGTTCCCTTCTAATTTTAGGAAGCGTAGAATCATCGGAATCGTTTTGCAAGGTGGACGCGTAAAGAGCGTTGGACTGGACGAAATTTCCTCGCGGGATCTCCTGAAGCGTAGCTAACTCCACATCGCTCACCAAGGGTGGCAGAACTGCCTTTTTGTCTTCCTTGCGCTGCCGATACACTGCTGAATTGCAGACATTAGTTTTAACGATGTTAACAACTTTCGAACGTGAATGTGCCAGTTATTCAACACACCCCGATCCTTGGAAAACTGCTGAGTTTTACTTTTGGGAACATTCGAGATCTAATTCAGTAAGTAATAGATTcaagtatttgtattttttatttcggagTGAATAGAAACTAGCCAAAGATGTAAAAgcgtttctattaaaatatataacagtTAATAACTGAAAAGAACGACGTACATTATGCCTACTCTAAAAACACTCGGATTCGGTAGAAACCCCAGATATCTTCTCAGGATTAagatattccaataaaatattttactcttGTAACCGTATACTTACGGCAAAGAAAGTAGCAGAAGCAAATGAGCATAATGATAATAACAGGAACGCTGAGCCCTAACACCAATCCAAGGTGTTGTTGGGCGGCCAGTATCCCTCCAGTTGTTTCCGCCAAATCGACGATCAAGCTGGATCTGCTCCAAGCTCCAAATCCGTACGCGTTTCTAGCCTGAACGCGGAACCTATATTTGTCGTCCATATCCCCCGTGATTATCCAATAGTTATCCGTTCCATTGTAAAACAACTTCCAGCTGGAGTTCTCGTTGGGGTCAATTTGTTCGTGGatctcgtttattttcatccCCTCAACGCGATACAAGGTAATCTGCGAACCATGGGCTTGCGCGGGCTCCCAGTTCAATTGGTACACGGAATTGCGAAGTTTTGTTACCGTAGGCATTCCTGGAGCACTGGGTACATCACCTATTTCGTAAATAAGGCAAAACAATAATGCAAAAGGTGAACAAGATTGATGTACAGCGACTCCAAAAGCTACACACTCTCTTTGTTATATCATTCGCAAGTTCTCTATTccatatatttcatttttgttaataaattaaactgtgataatttcttttttttttttttcaatttccaaaaagagATTGTGCCAATACATTCTGGAACCACTGTAATTAGATTTTATAGCAGAGGTGATTGCATTTACCCAGCGTTTGAAACGTGAACCTCCCATCAGTGGGCCACACAAAGTCCTTCTTGTAGCTTGGATACcttaatattaaacgaaatttgtaCAAAGTACGCGGTTGCAGTCTGCGAATGAAGTACGTCACTTGTTTGTCCACTTTGGATTCGTTCGCGATCAGCCAGCCTTCCATGGCGACGTCTTTGTACTGTAAAGTATGCTCGACCGTCAGGTTGACGGTTGGTACCCAGGACACGTTCAAACTGTTCACGTTGACACCCGTTAGCGTCAGATTATGAGGTTCTGGGTACATTTTAACCACTCGACCAGGAGCCTCGCTGTAGGCGTCGAGACTCGACTCCGAAACGGAAGGATAGGCACGAACGAACACCACGTATTCCTCGCCAGGTAACCAGGGCTCCAACATCGTGAAAAATCTGCCATCCTCCGCGGTGCGTTCTGGCACCTTTATCAACTGCTCGCCCTTCTGTCGTGCGCCGTTTATCAGTCGATTTAATTTCCAGTGCACCTCGTACCGAACCGCCTCGGAGTTCAGTGTTTTAGGTGGCATCCAATAGACGACAGCCAAAGTTGGCGTCAGAGCTTCGACGGTGACGTTTTCTGGGGCGGTAGGAACGCCAGCTCTAGTCCTCAGGATAACTTCAGCACCGAACTCCAACGCCATGGACTCCAGATCGGCGTAGTAGTTGGTCAACGCCAGCTTCACTTTGTATTGCGTGAAAGGTTTCAAGTCTCTAATTCTGTACTCTTTTTCATAGGTCTGCAACAAGGTTTTATCGCTGTCTTCGCACACTTCGGTGTTCTTTTCCGAGCACTGGGACACGTATATCGTGTAAAGGGTCGTTGGTAGGTTGTATCTTTTGCAGCCACTGTGGGGAATAGGCTGAGGAAGCGTAACGGTGATACCGTGTCCTGTTCTTCTGGCATGTATCGGGTAGGACTTCTGACGAGGGATCAAACAGTTCGCTGGTGGATAGGGTTGCAGAGACTTCCCAAAGGCCTTAACGCTGCGCACGTCTGGCAGGTAGAAGCGTTGAATCTCCGCTTCGTCGGAATACTCTTTGTTTGTGTAGTAAATCAAAGCGTCCTCGGAATTCGACCAGTATACGTTCATCTTGTCGACGGTTAGAGACGTTGGCAGGCCTTTGATAACGTCTGCACTCATTACCAAGCTACACGTGCAGCCGTTGATGTCGGCGATGTTCAAGTGGCCTTCCAGGGAGAGCCAGTACATCACAGGCTTCTGATACGTGGTACTGTCGATCGTCATCACAGGGATCACTGACGAGCTGTAGGGGCAAGAGCAATTGTCTGTGTGGTTGAAGAAGGGTTCGATCGCTTTTCCATTCAAGTCTGACTGCATAATCACGCCACGGTCGTTTTTCGTCAGCTCTATCCAGTATAGCGATCtgcaaagaaagaaatgttgtTTGGTTGTATTAAAGGGATATATTCAGCGATAGTAGTGAAAGGGTTACACGAGTTCACAGAGGCTACTCTGTTACATCTCTGGAACTTATTCTTGTACCCTGCACTCTGtgcaataattgaaaaatgaacggTTACCCAGTGGACGGGAATACGTCCAGATTTAGGATGCGTCTGTTGGACGTAACGATGACCTCGTGTTTGACGATTCCAGTTTGCCACATGGTCAGATCCAGTTTGACAATTTGGCCACCGTTCTCGCCATAGACTGACTCTGACCAGTACAGATTCCTCGCTACCCAATCGACAGTTATACTAAGAGCGGTGTTGTTCAGCGTAAGGATCTTCGTGGCGTTCGCCCCTGACAGGTCGGACGTCACCAGCTCTTGCATTTCGTTTATCCAGTAAAGTTTGTTCTCAGCGGCCAGATAAGTGACCTCGACAGCGATGTGTCGAGTGATAGTGTCGTTCTTCTCCTGGTCCAAGTCGGTGATCTTTACGGCGTCCATTGTAGCGACCAACAGTTGAGGCACTGGGTTCTCGTAGATCGTTGACACGTTGATCACCTTTGTGTACGGGCCAGGGCCAATTTCCGTCTGACCTAGAACTTGAAAGTAGTACGTCGTGTTCGGCAGTAGATCGTGCACGGTGTGCTCCAATTTGTCTGTAATCAGCGACTGATCGCAGATCTGGATCTCCTCGTTCTTCTCTACGAACCAGCACTGAACTGTGTAGCCTATGATCAAACCGTTGGTGAACTCCGGTTGGTCCCATCTGTGAGGTTTAAACAATATGAGAAGTGATGAATAATAAGTTAATGGAAATAATTGGAATctgttgtaaatattttccttggTTGTAATTAGTGACATATATCATTGTAAAGTCTCAGCCATTTCATTCTAAGCATTGCTATATGTCATTTGTCTAACAAGAATGATCATTTTTGAAATGCTTTCAAGTATAGAAGTTGTGAAATTACTTGGATAAAAAAAGGGAATGCCGATCacagtaatttataaatatattcttcttaATTTTCATCCTCCAACTTAGAAGCATTACTTTAATTCTCCTATTCTTCCTAAACTTTGTTCCATTACCCCCACTCTGACACTAATCCCTCTCATTTCAGTGAAGGAAATTTCACAAATCTCTGTGCTTCGTAATTGTAGacacataaattttgtttacctgAATATCGCGAATATGTCAACACTCTCGCTGAGAGGCTCTTTGTGAAATTCTATGAACGCCCTAGGATTGATCGGCTCGCTGGGCACGCTCTGCGGAGATCTCAAGGTCCTCCTCGTGTGATGCGCCGTTTCCCAATACGTGAACGCTTTCACGGTCACTTCTAGGACAGAGTACGGCAGGATCTGCTCGGAGTTGTTGTAAGGCATCGAGGTCTCCGTCGTGATCTCTGGGTTCGAGTTGGTGTTGATGTAATCAGCGAATTTCACTTCGTAGAACACAGTGCCGTAGTTGATGTTCTCCACGGGGTCCCAGGATATGTTGAAGTTCTTCCAGGTTCCCTCGACCCTGATACTGCTATAGTTGACCGCGTTCGGCAAAACTACCACAGTTGTCGACGTGAGATTCTTCGGGTACTGATGAAGCGCTGGATCCCTCACGGCGACCATGTGGAGGCCCGACAGAGTGATACCGTTTATTATGGCGGTGTTTTGGCCAGATAAGTCCCCTATCACTGCATTTCTGTCGTCTTGAAGCCACAGGAGGTGTTCCGAGAAATAACACAGCGGTCCCTGCATGTTTGGGTGCTGCAGAGCTGAGACCTGgagatagaaatatttttggcaacatattatattttagtgGTAACAGTACCAATGACcaataaagggttaacattGATAGAGTGATGGATAAAGACCTTTTCAGGTACAATCTTGTGACTCATCGGAATCCTCTCAGACGTTGGCGCGCGATAGACGATAGATCCACTCTCGTAGCTGCGGACGATCCAGTAAACGTATCTGTTCTCCGTGTCCAGAGTCAACCCCATCACTTGCTTTCCATTGAATATTTCATCTGAATGATAGTACCTTCTATCCTGTCCATTTAAACGAGCCACTTCCACAGCGTGTCCCGTAGACCAATACAAATACGCCTCCAAAGAATCGATCATCAGTTCTTTGACAATGGCTAGAATTGACATGGGCTCTTGATGAGATCCATTTAAATTTGCTCGTGTTATCTAAAAAGAAAGAGTATACGAATGAAGAGCATACTAATGAAGATcattaaataacgaaacttGGTTACAGAAGTCGCAATTGTACGTACAATTTGTTGCTTAGGATTTGCCCAGTACAGCTTCTTCGACAACCAATCGACGGCGACGCTCCCAACAGAGTTTATGTTCATCTTCGTTTTCTGTTGAGTTTTAATACTGTACTGATACAAGGCAGAGTTATTCCCCACAATGTAGAGGGTGTCCTTGTACCAGCTCACGTCGACTATGTGGTAGTCGTTATCTGCTTCTTTTAGATTAGCTTTGTAGATTAGGGTGTTAATGTTCTCTCCAGTTACGTCGCTGCTCAAGAGACCTTCGTTCGCGGACCAGAAGATGGACGTGCGCGATCCGAGTCTGGAGGGTTGGAAAGTTTCATAATGAAGTATTGCAGTTCAAATAAACACACAATAACAAATGACTCGCAAGGGATTCCTTATAGGACTGACTATATTTAGTAACAGTACATAGAATTTAATTGTCAGTCTAGATGAATATATACCGATATAAAAGGTTCTCTTCTAAACCgtagacttttttttaaacaggcCAATGATTAAAACGTTAAAATCAATTGTGAAATTGTCGTTGTTTGTTGTTAAAAATCCGGAAAAATGTACCGCAAGGTCCGTCCCCTGAACTCCGTGGACCAGGGCCCTCTGCCAGCGCTGGTGTAGGCAGCAGCTTTGATCGAGTA
This genomic interval carries:
- the LOC128873974 gene encoding proto-oncogene tyrosine-protein kinase ROS isoform X2 — its product is MLTTGLCVFLKVLALAGSVSALLPEDLENGAAPANLQEECASKCPDLDLNQNRTDDSSSEVGCGVRCKIDQCTKGCGAWQRALDTSCQAVCNGTQELLPPKELYCVLGCHDALNRYFQQLKAEIGDPPAPALVADSLTATSLRLEWKGIDIERRGGGISYLVQWRYEELAETWQYCRNQSWGEDDQILVENLQPYTKYRFRVALLLKSSQHNPEPIVSAPSVVIRTLAAGLPTSAPVIVRAAVVDSCRVSVSWEPGPFPNGPLLSYVLRLQGADHSQLKDIPASENTDHYMFQNLEPNKNYSISVTMRNGVGEGPPAVIYITTTPEPAAKDTQQPILILGGQHVVMKQDADMLDDPSVIYENTSTIRGVAIHVASAQLFVSDSLGYVYRTPILKRATPTVILSPSKMNFKPLSLSVDWLNLHLYILGEVKHATTTHHVWQIARCNLDGRSLTVAVAGFLTRPSHIEVDPYNGYLFWVTRGGLYRLDLADISNGVKHEVQPYLILEDADLGAFAVDHTNFRLLVPHHTQNTVMSVSLDGREVLDFRANTQQPKFKNVVSLAMANGLFYWTNGEEVLIEGYHSGQNRYFHNAYPDRSNGSFVSVNVLMDASQPVPVPVNPPTGVQAVLGVERAKVSWQAPHLLGGQGKGAWQNWSYELEIKDESTGETIHQKDIAGSSHTVHNLRQKSEYSIKAAAYTSAGRGPWSTEFRGRTLRLGSRTSIFWSANEGLLSSDVTGENINTLIYKANLKEADNDYHIVDVSWYKDTLYIVGNNSALYQYSIKTQQKTKMNINSVGSVAVDWLSKKLYWANPKQQIITRANLNGSHQEPMSILAIVKELMIDSLEAYLYWSTGHAVEVARLNGQDRRYYHSDEIFNGKQVMGLTLDTENRYVYWIVRSYESGSIVYRAPTSERIPMSHKIVPEKVSALQHPNMQGPLCYFSEHLLWLQDDRNAVIGDLSGQNTAIINGITLSGLHMVAVRDPALHQYPKNLTSTTVVVLPNAVNYSSIRVEGTWKNFNISWDPVENINYGTVFYEVKFADYINTNSNPEITTETSMPYNNSEQILPYSVLEVTVKAFTYWETAHHTRRTLRSPQSVPSEPINPRAFIEFHKEPLSESVDIFAIFRWDQPEFTNGLIIGYTVQCWFVEKNEEIQICDQSLITDKLEHTVHDLLPNTTYYFQVLGQTEIGPGPYTKVINVSTIYENPVPQLLVATMDAVKITDLDQEKNDTITRHIAVEVTYLAAENKLYWINEMQELVTSDLSGANATKILTLNNTALSITVDWVARNLYWSESVYGENGGQIVKLDLTMWQTGIVKHEVIVTSNRRILNLDVFPSTGSLYWIELTKNDRGVIMQSDLNGKAIEPFFNHTDNCSCPYSSSVIPVMTIDSTTYQKPVMYWLSLEGHLNIADINGCTCSLVMSADVIKGLPTSLTVDKMNVYWSNSEDALIYYTNKEYSDEAEIQRFYLPDVRSVKAFGKSLQPYPPANCLIPRQKSYPIHARRTGHGITVTLPQPIPHSGCKRYNLPTTLYTIYVSQCSEKNTEVCEDSDKTLLQTYEKEYRIRDLKPFTQYKVKLALTNYYADLESMALEFGAEVILRTRAGVPTAPENVTVEALTPTLAVVYWMPPKTLNSEAVRYEVHWKLNRLINGARQKGEQLIKVPERTAEDGRFFTMLEPWLPGEEYVVFVRAYPSVSESSLDAYSEAPGRVVKMYPEPHNLTLTGVNVNSLNVSWVPTVNLTVEHTLQYKDVAMEGWLIANESKVDKQVTYFIRRLQPRTLYKFRLILRYPSYKKDFVWPTDGRFTFQTLGDVPSAPGMPTVTKLRNSVYQLNWEPAQAHGSQITLYRVEGMKINEIHEQIDPNENSSWKLFYNGTDNYWIITGDMDDKYRFRVQARNAYGFGAWSRSSLIVDLAETTGGILAAQQHLGLVLGLSVPVIIIMLICFCYFLCPVYRQRKEDKKAVLPPLVSDVELATLQEIPRGNFVQSNALYASTLQNDSDDSTLPKIRREQITLAKFLGCGAFGEVFQGNAKNLERPGITPVAIKTLRKGASAQEKTEFLQEARLMSHFRHKHVLRLLGVCLDTDPPLLVLELMEAGDLLSYLRASRSLQPTDPHALRLQDLLAMCEDVARGCRYLEELHFVHRDLACRNCLVSARDRENRVVKIGDFGLARDIYKNDYYRKIGEGMLPVRWMAPESLVDGVFTSQSDVWAFGVLMWEITSLGQQPYPARTNLEVLHHVRAGGRLPKPLNCPPALHQLMLRCWSPADSRPSFKVCLENIVSHRSTIEDAPLSPVHAGHYLARRGNSWKSSSSEGSRDMQPFLQNSHNAAQSSEVPKYLELLADNEEIILRENSTSGYEVPRSIHISDQNLGSVNKVNTNPDLKDNVNSENSQEQKDSLTDDKEQSDKRCDKRSSVSSLNLPERKRASITSMTEKCNTLDSSKLTNPTIKTILKRDSFTSLTDHRRNKRNTTDRRGSELSLEGRSSGSLGSNVSLAPPTRPSSSLISSQNVLPLKNSVMGGTGETTLSDTSVAKSTLPKIQRTHSNLQNGKANIPLVINSALLNLLRQTPVVEDSNNIVTYTNISTDAVRVNGS